The following is a genomic window from Vitis vinifera cultivar Pinot Noir 40024 chromosome 6, ASM3070453v1.
CTTTAGTACAAGTTTCCGGTCAAAACCTACAATTAATGTCTACCTttggttttttcattttttttttcttttttgagccAATGTCATCAATGGAAGACAAGGCCGAAGTTTCCAAACAGAAGAAAAATACGTCCgttactttttcatttttgctctgttttcctTTTTACATCACCTCCATTGTACAGAAACAACAGATATATTGAGTCCAATATCAGGTCCTTTGCCTTACCCTCCTGCCATTGGTATCACCACCATCTGAAAGTTGTGCCCACACACTTCGGGTTTTCCCACCTCCACTACTACAGTCCTCCTCGCAACCTGCCACTGTCTTCAGGATCTCTGACTGCAATGCTGGGAAATTTTCTTTGAGGTAGTTGAAGCCTTCTGATCGCATAACAGCTGCAATGagaaaaacaaatagagaaTAAGGAACAAGGAGCACAGTGGATATTGGCATAAAACCAACCACTTAAACCCCGAACAGTTGAGCCAAGCTTAACCATGCCTGTGTAAAGTTCAGATTCCATAATCCATGATACACACAACCAAACATCACAGACGGCCACTGTGCTTGCTTTTAAGCCATAGGAAAACCTTCATTTTATCTTCTACTTTCATTTACATTTTCATGCTTTCTTTCtatccttttcccttttttattctttctcacACCAGTcagtttttccttctttttttcaattcaatttttttaatacactgATGGACATTTGAATACAATGCATAGTTTCTGGAAAATTTTCCACATTGCCAGTACACATCGAAGCCTTAGCTTGGCTACACAGTGCTGTTTCTCCTTTTAAGAAGCTATACATTGTTGTCCTCCCATGAAAGCAGCCAGCACTATGCTGATATATCATTTTGGACATGCAAGTtctatttttatacatttactTACAAGCATCTGTCAATTCATGTTCTCATTACCCAGTTTTGCCTGGTTCCCACTAGAAATTGccaagaaatgaaattttgaactTTAATATCAACcagggaaagatatatggagaTTTGAATACCAAGCAAATGCAGACATACCAGGCCAAACAAATCTACAATCATAAAAGCTACCAATCACATCATAATAGGACAATTAATTCACACTAAATCAATGTGAAATATCACAATAATCATTTTCCCTGGTGTACAAAGTAATCTTAAAgtcataaaatatatatctGAGTTCATAAACTATTCACCTAAATGCCAAAAACAGGCAAACAGGCTTGGTTCAGctgaatgaagaaagaaaaagtcaGTAGGTTCATGGGACTgtaaattgagaagaaaaaacccaaaacaaaaatgaaaagcaTACCAGCAAGGTTCTCAGCAGCAAATCTTAGGCAAACAGCTTTTAATTCTGTCGCATGATAACGATCAGCCAGGGCTAGAGTTTTGGCAACAGTGTGCACAGATATATCTTTGCAGATATGAGATTCACACATCCTTCTGAGTCTTGCCAAACCATACTTGTCTGCTGCAGCTAACAACTTCTCCATTAATGTGTCAGATTCAGAAGATGCACAAGTTGAACTAGATGCTACCATCTCTACATCTTCTATAAGAGCATCTCTATAAATAAAGTGTAGCATAGCCTGTTGGACACAAGAAATGTAGCATTAAGACCAAGACTAGAAATAGTTGCATTATCTTCCTTTGTCTTTAGGTACTCATGTACAATACCACTAAATAAGCACAAAAGATAAATCACTGCTGTAACGGGACCAAAAAAATGCAGAAGACAATTATGAGGGAAGTGTTTACCTTAAAAACCTTAGGTTCCAGATCTGTAATAACAACCTCTTGTGTATCTTCCTCTAATCTGTCAAAAAATTCATTTCGAAATACAGGGGACCGAGCAGCTAATACCAACTTATGCGCATGAAACTTTTCCCCAGCCACATCAAAAACAACATCTGAACCTTCCATATTTTCCAGCAGCACACCAAAATGTGCTCCAATATCAGAATCTGGGACCTGAATTGAGTGTAATCTTGAACAATCTATTGCTGAAACCACAACTCCAACAGTACAATTGATTTTCAAGCAATCATCCTTGAGGAAGTCTGATGTTTCAAGCAAAGCTCGTCTGAAAAAGCGCTTGTATCCCctgaataaaagaataaatgaacAAACCAAAAATCTTGTAAATGATTATGCAATGTGAAGAAATAGTTATCAACCATCCAATTTCTAACCCAAAAACATATGAGCCCTCGAGGTCTGGCTCAAGAGATAAGGGGTTGTGTTGCATGATCATCCAATTTCTAATTCATAAACATTTGAGCCCTTGAGGTCTGGCTCAAGAGGTAAGGGATTATGTTGCATAATGGGGAAAAAGAACGTAAGAGAGTACATATCTATGtgcgcgcacacacacacaaataaaATGGATGGAACGTTTATGCTTATCAAATTTTCCTGTTGTGTGAAGGAATGAATTGTTTTACAAATACAAtcaaatagaagaaaaacaaaaaaaaaaatcgtccACCAAGAACACTTCTTTTTGAGAGTGCAAAACCAAACATTGTTCCTCAGCCTATTAGAcagacaagaaaaataaaacctctATTTCATTCTCTCCTCCCTCCCTTTGGCACCTTTCCGTTCACCCTTCAAAAGACCTCTAAGGACATATGGAAAGGCAACTAAACCAGTGTTTCAAAAAACCAGTGTGCACATGAACCATCTTGAAAATGATAGTCTGAATGGCTTTTGGAACAAGTCAAATCCAAAAGATAAGTGTCAGTTTCATGAGAAAAATGCAAACCAATGTCTATGTAAGCCAAAATTCAAGAAGACGCATCCACTTAATACTCCAATTAAGGACTCCTTCAATTTGAGAACTTGATACATTTTGGAGCAATAATGCATCACAACTGGTGTTTGAAAACTACAGTGCACATGCACAATCTTGACAAAGATTGTATGACATCAGCTTTTGGAAAAACAATTCACGTCCAAAATTTAAGGGGGTCAGTTCCATGTGAAAATTGTACACCGAAGTCTATGTAAGCTAAAAATGCAGAAGTGGCACCAACTTGATTCTTCATCAACCTGAGATGCCTTCAATCTGATAACCATTCAAAAGTATTGAGATGCTCCAAAAGAGTGAGAAAATCACAAGTTGACACAACAATCATAACCTAGAAAGCAAAGAGTATCAAGGCAACATGAGTCACCAAGATGCAACCAACAACTATCAAGGGGAAAAGGAGGAATTGAAGGATCAAAAAATTCTCTCTTGTCCTAAGAAAGGGAGGCAGACAACCATCAACCAATTCCCCTGTGTTATTCATATGCAAGGGTAAAACTTAGAGATCTAAGACATCTCTACCGTCGAAGCATGACTCGAATGGTAAGAGTAGGGTGTGGAGAAGAGGGAGAGAAATGAAGGAGAAGCATGGCAAAAATGGTAAGAGAGTAAGGTGTGAAAgaacacagagagagagagagaaggaggggaaggaggggggggggggggggggggggaggagaaaaagaagaagaagatggctCAAATGGTAAGAGAGTAGGGTGCAAAAGAATAAAGAcggggagagagagggagaaggaggaggaggaggaggaggagaagaatgGCTCAAATGGTAAAAGAGTAGGGTGGAAAGGAACAAAGAGaacaagagagaaagagagagagagagaggatgaagaagaagaagaagaagcatggcTCAAATGGTAAGAGAGCAGGGTGCAAAGGaacaaaaagagagagaagaagaagaagcatggtATCGAGAGTAGGGTGCAAAggaacagagagagagagagagagagagagagaagaagaagaagaagaagcatggcTCAAATGGtaagagagagagggaaaagaagaagaagaagcatggtAAGAGAGGTGCAAAGGAAcaaagagagatagagagaagaagaagaacaagaagcATGGCTCAAATGGTAAGAGAGTAGAGTGTagaggaaagagagagagagagagaacaagaAGAGGAAcaaagagggagagagagtgagagaagAAGGAAAAGCATGACCAAATAGTAAGAGAGTAGGGTGtagatagagagaaagaagaagaagaagagagtaGGGTGCAAAAAGAGAGAGAACTTTAGAGATCTAAGGGAAGTTGTTGAGACATAATTTTGACAATTGTATTCTTCACAACCCTCAAACTACTTTCAACATCGATATGCTCCTCCAAGTTGCATTCCACTCCCTTCAAGCTAAGTATCTCCCTCCATCATCAACCTTCTTATTTAAGGTGATGCCACCAGTACAATGCCCAACACTTCAACATTGATTTTTGTTTCAGCTCCCCAAAAAAAGAATTGTACGACaactaatttaaatttaagtcaAGAGTTACATAAGaaagaaattgtttaaaaaacttTCTAGAAAAAATACAAACTCCTTAAGAATCTAACTAGAGTCAATGAATCTACCAACAAGGACAAATCTGAATTACCAGATCTATTACCATTAGAtactaaaaaaatcataatctttAAATTACCAAGACACCCCTAGAAAAATGAGGTTTAATAAAATATcgataaacaaaagaaaactaaagacTCAAATACCTACAATGAAGAATTCCTCTTGATTGATACAGGAACAAAGGCTTAATCTGGAATTTTTAAAGAGATCTAGTCTTCCCTAACCAGGGAACCATTAACTCATTTACATGTTAGGAATAGGCCCATCAATGTTTGCttacaaaatgaagaaaagcGAACAAAGGAATCTTGAGTTGACTAAGGCTTCATTTGGAAAAGCTTCTTGTTTGTGCTTTTATTAGAAGTAGAGGCACAAGCATAAGTCATGATTTTTATTTGGCTTATGAGTTGATATTTGGGAATTATATTTTCATAGGAACAGGAATCcctattagaaattatataaaataaataaataataaaaaaaaaattgacaaaaaagTAATCTACTAAAACTAATCTTAGTAAAATAGAAACACTCTAAATAGGACAATGGGCTGTGGCCCTTAAGGTGTAGCTCAATGGTAGTGTCGTTTGGTTTAGCAATGATGACTCTAGTAAAGAAATAGAGGCCTTGAATTCAAAGACTTCCCTATATTTAAGTAGTGTAAGGTAAAAGGATGTATCCATATCTTCTAAGGTTTGCTTTCTTAACAATTGGGATCAATGGCATGCTAAGATGGATtccttgttaaaaaaaaataaaaagacaacgGTTGCTTGCAAGTCTAGCCCATCCCAACAATATGGAAATTACTAAACCACCCATATCTAAAAATAGACATATACTAGGATTCTATCAAAGTTAATTACTTAATGTTCTAAGAGAGTTAAATCCTGACTTATTTCCCAATTTAGGCCTTGGGAATTGGAACCAACGTTTTCCCCACTTCTTACAATGTTCCCCATCATCTTTCTTTGGATTGAAAGATCTTTACATCAATCAATAAAAGGACTGATATGTTTCACCAAGGtcaaattttataattgaaattcaATGGTTGTAAATCAAGAGCAATGGAAAGAAGAAGACTTTCCACTTGATCAAGGCCTTGTGGTAGTTGGGTCTAAGCCAAACTTAATGAGCCCCCCACTGAGAGTCTAAAAGACTTTTGGACCGCAGAAGCAGAAGACCCAAAAAGGCCTCCCAAGACTTTTTAAGTCCTGAGACCCTCTCAAGTGGGCCTCTACAACAGGCCCAACAGGGCCTTGGGTCTGAGGAGGCCCCTCTGGTCACCCAAAGAAAGAGGCTTATTCTCCAACCCACCCATACAGCCTACAGCACGAGGCCCCACCACTCCAGTTGTACTCCACTCCCTTTGTTCCTGCTCCTCCCCTACTCCTGTAGCCTTTGACCAACTTAAAGCTGCTTCTCCTCCTTTTTGAGAAACGTTGCCAAAATTCTGCAACATAGTGCCACTTGTAGGACGCATAGGCTGCTTTTCCTCTCCTACTCTCTCACAGGCGCATGGACCACCCTCCACATCTTCCCTATCCTCCTGACCACAACACCCACTACAGTTGTTGCTTGAAGCATCCATAGAAACCCTTAGTCGAGCTTCCCCCCACAACTAAATGACGAAACTGAAGCTGCCCACATCTACTTGCAAAGATCCAGGCATGATTCTCCCGTCATACTTGACCAAAATCCTCGCCCATTGAAGATGAGACAAAAGTGCAGTATCCTCATCCACTACAACAAAGCCCCCACAACGGTCTccaaatttttaaacacctctcAACCCCAAAGGTGCAGCAGAAGTCCTAGCACCCTCACCCAAAGTTCCTTAAGAGACCCCCCTTTATGAAGACACCCTACCTCAAGATGCCATCTTTGTAGGTGCAGAAAATTCTCCTTGAACCTTCTTACCCCTCTAACGAGCACCCTGTCTACCTCAAAGCTTTCATCAAAGTCAAACAAAG
Proteins encoded in this region:
- the LOC100259862 gene encoding BTB/POZ and MATH domain-containing protein 4 isoform X1; protein product: MAEQGGGGGGGGSRGEKNMAVASPTSSRSVTETVNGSHKFVIQGYSLAKGMGVGKHIASDNFTVGGYQWAIYFYPDGKNPEDNSTYVSVFIALASEGNDVRALFELTLLDQSGKGKHKVHSHFDRSLESGPYTLKYRGSMWGYKRFFRRALLETSDFLKDDCLKINCTVGVVVSAIDCSRLHSIQVPDSDIGAHFGVLLENMEGSDVVFDVAGEKFHAHKLVLAARSPVFRNEFFDRLEEDTQEVVITDLEPKVFKAMLHFIYRDALIEDVEMVASSSTCASSESDTLMEKLLAAADKYGLARLRRMCESHICKDISVHTVAKTLALADRYHATELKAVCLRFAAENLAAEPSLFACFWHLAVMRSEGFNYLKENFPALQSEILKTVAGCEEDCSSGGGKTRSVWAQLSDGGDTNGRRVRQRT
- the LOC100259862 gene encoding BTB/POZ and MATH domain-containing protein 4 isoform X2 codes for the protein MAEQGGGGGGGGSRGEKNMAVASPTSSRSVTETVNGSHKFVIQGYSLAKGMGVGKHIASDNFTVGGYQWAIYFYPDGKNPEDNSTYVSVFIALASEGNDVRALFELTLLDQSGKGKHKVHSHFDRSLESGPYTLKYRGSMWGYKRFFRRALLETSDFLKDDCLKINCTVGVVVSAIDCSRLHSIQVPDSDIGAHFGVLLENMEGSDVVFDVAGEKFHAHKLVLAARSPVFRNEFFDRLEEDTQEVVITDLEPKVFKAMLHFIYRDALIEDVEMVASSSTCASSESDTLMEKLLAAADKYGLARLRRMCESHICKDISVHTVAKTLALADRYHATELKAVCLRFAAENLAAVMRSEGFNYLKENFPALQSEILKTVAGCEEDCSSGGGKTRSVWAQLSDGGDTNGRRVRQRT